A single genomic interval of Corylus avellana chromosome ca10, CavTom2PMs-1.0 harbors:
- the LOC132163676 gene encoding ethylene-responsive transcription factor ERN1 yields the protein MEHLTQKHQKGVSANKQSKYKERTPGNSRSKFVGVRQRPSGKWVAEIKDTTQKIRMWLGTFETAEEAARAYDEAACLLRGSNTRTNFSTHVSPDSPISLKIKNLLHQKKTLKQHPSPTATIKPITRISSGCCLASTFAGYSSNYSAPSSGKDQGTQMVGDAYRPDLSNCIAGLESGKSHSDHPWPFPTGFDQLPLIQERMDFQRHGGLLPAGTAGLELTEFEQMKVERQISASLYAMNGVNEYMGNTCDASDALWDLSTLCHLFCPS from the coding sequence ATGGAGCATCTAACTCAGAAGCATCAGAAAGGAGTGTCAGCCAACAAGCAAAGCAAATACAAAGAGAGGACTCCCGGCAATAGCAGAAGCAAGTTTGTTGGGGTGAGACAGAGGCCTTCTGGCAAGTGGGTGGCAGAGATCAAAGACACAACACAGAAGATAAGAATGTGGCTCGGCACCTTCGAGACGGCCGAGGAAGCTGCTCGAGCTTACGACGAAGCCGCTTGCCTTCTTCGTGGCTCGAATACTCGAACCAATTTTTCTACCCATGTATCCCCTGATTCACCAATCtctttgaaaattaaaaacctCCTTCACCAGAAAAAGACTTTGAAACAACACCCCTCACCAACCGCCACCATTAAACCGATTACTAGAATTAGTTCCGGTTGTTGTCTCGCTAGTACCTTCGCTGGTTATAGTTCTAATTATAGTGCTCCATCTAGTGGCAAAGATCAAGGTACCCAGATGGTTGGTGATGCATATAGACCAGACTTGAGCAACTGCATTGCAGGACTTGAATCTGGGAAGTCTCATTCTGATCACCCGTGGCCATTTCCAACGGGGTTTGATCAGCTTCCATTAATTCAAGAGAGGATGGACTTCCAGAGACATGGTGGTTTGTTGCCTGCAGGAACAGCAGGGCTAGAACTAACAGAATTTGAGCAAATGAAGGTAGAAAGACAGATTTCAGCATCGCTGTATGCAATGAATGGAGTGAATGAGTACATGGGGAATACTTGTGATGCTAGTGATGCTCTCTGGGATCTTTCTACTTTGTGTCACTTGTTCTGTCCAAGTtga